The following is a genomic window from Deinococcus humi.
TTGTTGAGGACGGTATTGCTGGCATCTTTAATCTGGCCGGGCCGAGAATCAGCTGGGCTGACTTCATGGAATTGCTGGGAGTTTCTGAGCCTCGCTGGGTAGATGGCAAGACGCTGGAGGCGAACGGGCTGGGCGCTCGCGAACTTCCCGTTTATCTACCTGAACACAGCGAACAGGGCGGTCTGATGGACGTGGATAACTCGCGGGCGATCGCAGCGGGCCTGACCCTAACCGATCCGGCGGTGACGGCGCGAGATACACGTGAATGGAGCAAGGATGCGGATCTCAACTATGCCCTGACCCCCGAGCGCGAGGCCGGAATTCTGGCGTCTCTGGGCGGCTGAGCACCTCTCTCAATCGGGTCAGAAGACAGGGGACCGAGTGATATGCTGACCCGCGCTACGCAGTACGTAAGGGAGGTGCGCGCCTATCTCGCAGGAAATCTGGTCGGACGTGCTCGGGTACGTCCGCAAGAACATTTCGGAAGTCGAATACCACACCTGGTTTGCCCCGGTCAAAAACCTGGGCGTGCAGGAGGGATCGCTGGTGCTGGGCGTCCGCAATTCCTTCGCACAGGAGTGGTTTCGCAAGCATTATCTGGAGTTGCTTGAAGACGCGCTGCGTTCGCTGGGCGCGCAGAACCCGCAGGTCAGTTTTCAGGTACTGCCGGCTGCCCAGGACACCCTGTTCTCGCCGGCAGATCCGTCACCTCCACCGAACAGACCGCCGCCCAGCCCTCCCGGCGGTCCCTCGGCGCAGGATCAGGCCGAGAACCGCAAGCGACTCAATCCCAAGTACACCTTCGAGAACTTTGTGGTGGGTCCAAACAACAACCTGGCCCACGCAGCGGCGATGGGCGTGGCCGAATCTCCCGGCAAGGCCTACAACCCGTTGTTCATCTACGGTGACGTGGGCCTCGGCAAGACCCACCTGATGCACGCGGTGGGCCACTACATGTCCGAGCGTTTCCCCGACAAACGTATCGAATACGTGTCCACCGAGTCGTTCACCAACGACCTGATCAACGCCATCCGCGACGACAAGATGACGCAGTTCCGCAACCGCTACCGCAGCGTGGACCTGCTGCTGGTCGACGATATCCAGTTTCTGGCAGGGAAGGAGCGGACGCAGGAGGAATTCTTCCACACCTTCAACGCGCTCTACGAGAACCACAAGCAGATCATCCTCAGTTCAGACCGTCCGCCGAAGGACATCCAGACCCTGGAAGGCCGTTTGAGAAGTCGGTTCGAGTGGGGCCTGATCACGGATATCCAGTCGCCGGAGTACGAGACGCGGGTGGCGATCCTCAAGATGAACGCCGAGCACAACCGCATCGATATTCCGCAGGAAGTGCTGGAGCTGATCGCCCGACAGGTCACCAAGAACATCCGCGAACTTGAGGGCGCGCTGATGCGCGTCGTGGCGTTTTCCAGCCTGAACAACGTGCCTTTCTCGCGGGCGGTGGCGGCCAAGGCCCTGAGCAATATTTTTGCGCCGCAGGAAGTCAAGGTAGAGATGATGGACGTGCTCCGACAGGTGGCGTCCCACTACAACATGCCCCCCGATGTCATTCGCGGTTCGGGGCGTGTGCGTGAGGTGGTGGTGCCGCGCCAGGTGGCCCAGTATCTAATCCGTGAGCTGACGGATCACTCGCTGCCGGAAATCGGGCAATTTTTTGGTAGGGACCATTCCACCGTCATGCATGCCATCAACAAGGTCACCGAACAACTGGGCAAGGATCAGGACGTCACGACCTCTGTCGAACTGCTCCGCCGCAAGATGCAAGGCCTAGATGACGAGGATTTAGATGCGTAATTCCTAGGTTAAATTTGTTCGGTAGCTAAATAAGTTCCAAAACCCGTTCCAAATTGGTGTGCCGAGTTTCACAAGCTGTGGATAACCCTGTGGATAACCTGTGGATAACCCTGTTTTTTCTGTGGATAACTTTGTGGATAACTCGCCCTCTTTGAGTCCCTGTGGATAACCTCGCTTTTTGTCCACAGGTTATCCACAGGAAAGTGCCACTTATCCACAATTTTGTCCACAAGACAAATATGCGCTTAGCGCGTTCGCAAGCCACTTATCCACAGTTTCCACAGGCCCTATTACTACTACTACTATCTTCTATAGTTATTTAAAGACAGGTAAGAGATAGAGGTTGACAACCAACCAAAAGAATAAACTCAGTCCAAAAAGTGAGATGGTGAATGAGACGATACGCACAAACTGGGAACAGACAGGGCACTCAAGAGGATCGGGCATGAAAGCGTACGTGACGAAAAAAGTTCTGAGCGAGGGCCTGGGCCTGCTGGAACGTGTGGTCCCCAATCGTAGCAGCAACCCCCTTCTCACCTCGCTGAAAGTCGAGGCCAGTGAGGCAGGTCTGACGCTGAGCGGTACGAACCTGGAAATTGACCTGTCGTGCTTCGTTCCCGCCGAGGTTCAGGAGCCCAGAGACTTCGTGGTCCCCGCTCACCTGTTCGCCCAGATCGTCCGCAATTTGGGTGGCGAACTCGTGGAGTTGGAGCTGGTAGGTCAGGAACTGGCTGTGCGCGCTGGCGGCTCGGATTTCAAGTTGCAGACGGGTGATACCGAGGCATATCCGCCCCTGAGCTTTCCAGGCAATGCGGATCTGAGCCTGAACGCCGAGGAGTTGGCCCGCGCTCTGGGCAGTGTGCGCTACGCAGCCAGCAACGAGGCTTTCCAGGCGGTCTTCCGGGGGATCAAACTCGAACATCACACCGAAACCGGCTCGGCTCGTGTCGTCGCGTCGGATGGCTACCGGGTGGCGATCCGCAATTTTCCAGCCAGTGGAGATGGGCGCAACCTGATCATCCCTGCCCGTAGCGTGGACGAACTGATCCGCGTGCTAAAGGACGGCGAGGCCCGTTTCACCTACGGCGAGGGCATGCTCAGCGTGACCACAGACCGGGTACGAATGAACCTCAAGCTGCTTGATGGCGACTTCCCGGACTACGAGCGTGTAATTCCCAAGGACATCAAGCTTCAGGTCACGTTGCCGGCCACTGCCCTCAAGGAAGCTGTGAACCGCGTGGCCGTTCTGGCCGACAAGAACGCCAACAATCGCGTCGAATTTCTAGTGTCTGAGGGCCAGCTACGTTTGGCCGCCGAGGGCGACTATGGCCGCGCTCAGGACACGCTGGCCGTCACACAAGGTGGCGTGGAACCCGCCATGAGTTTGGCGTTCAATGCCCGGCACGTCCTTGATGCTCTTGGTCCGATTGAGGGGGAAGCCGAACTGCTTTTCTCCGGCTCTACAAGCCCTGCAATCTTCCGCGCGAGTGGTGGGGGTGGCTACATGGCTGTCATGGTTACGCTACGCGTTTAAGGGGCTAGTGAGGCCCAGCAAGAGGCATCTTGCTGGGCCTATTCTGCCTTCTTTTCTCTTCGAGCAGAAGATCGTTTGTTTCCAACAAAGTTATCCACAGTTATTCCGACTGTGGATAACTTTTGTGGACAACTCTCGTCTGAGTCGCAATTTTCTGCCTATCTGCGCTTGTGGTTAGACCGGAGGTAGCCTGCCCTTGCACAGGGCGCTTATAGTGTCCCAGATACACCTACTCGCTGGCTCAGGGCTGACGGGGGGTGACGTTCAGGAGGACTCGTCATGAACATTGAAAAAGTGATTGCCCGTGAAGTGCTCGACTCGCGCGGAAACCCCACCGTAGAAGCCGAGGTTCATCTGGACA
Proteins encoded in this region:
- the dnaN gene encoding DNA polymerase III subunit beta — translated: MKAYVTKKVLSEGLGLLERVVPNRSSNPLLTSLKVEASEAGLTLSGTNLEIDLSCFVPAEVQEPRDFVVPAHLFAQIVRNLGGELVELELVGQELAVRAGGSDFKLQTGDTEAYPPLSFPGNADLSLNAEELARALGSVRYAASNEAFQAVFRGIKLEHHTETGSARVVASDGYRVAIRNFPASGDGRNLIIPARSVDELIRVLKDGEARFTYGEGMLSVTTDRVRMNLKLLDGDFPDYERVIPKDIKLQVTLPATALKEAVNRVAVLADKNANNRVEFLVSEGQLRLAAEGDYGRAQDTLAVTQGGVEPAMSLAFNARHVLDALGPIEGEAELLFSGSTSPAIFRASGGGGYMAVMVTLRV
- the dnaA gene encoding chromosomal replication initiator protein DnaA, translating into MLGYVRKNISEVEYHTWFAPVKNLGVQEGSLVLGVRNSFAQEWFRKHYLELLEDALRSLGAQNPQVSFQVLPAAQDTLFSPADPSPPPNRPPPSPPGGPSAQDQAENRKRLNPKYTFENFVVGPNNNLAHAAAMGVAESPGKAYNPLFIYGDVGLGKTHLMHAVGHYMSERFPDKRIEYVSTESFTNDLINAIRDDKMTQFRNRYRSVDLLLVDDIQFLAGKERTQEEFFHTFNALYENHKQIILSSDRPPKDIQTLEGRLRSRFEWGLITDIQSPEYETRVAILKMNAEHNRIDIPQEVLELIARQVTKNIRELEGALMRVVAFSSLNNVPFSRAVAAKALSNIFAPQEVKVEMMDVLRQVASHYNMPPDVIRGSGRVREVVVPRQVAQYLIRELTDHSLPEIGQFFGRDHSTVMHAINKVTEQLGKDQDVTTSVELLRRKMQGLDDEDLDA